The region GTGACAGCAACACAACACCGCCAATAAGATGCATCAATGGGATCCTTATGCTATTACATAAAATGGGCAGTGCTTATTACATACATTGCAAACTGTGACTTGACGTCACATGCCTGGTAGCCAACTAATACTGTGGGCCCCTTCACCAAGGCTCTCAAACATACGAAAATTTCGGCATCAAGATAATGGACAAGGTCTTATGTCTATCAAGGAGAGGTGTCAGTGGTGTggcacctctacaacagctgctaCCTATGACAGAACAAAAGGTACATATGGACTCATACAGACTctagcatttcattttcattcactACACACAAGTAGAGAGATTCTGTGTCATTCAGATATATGCACTTTTTTAAAGACTGCGTCAACGATGCAACTTTGTGATGTACACTCTGTCTTCACAAACTGCAAATTCTCATCCAGGGGGACATTACTGAACACTGCTTGCTTTACACTCATGATATCAACATACACTTCAACATGATCACTTCTGCTTGAAGAATGACTGCAAGGTAAAAGGATTTTGACAATGCGACCAAAAAGCCCGTTCGAGAATACATAGGAAGTTCTTCTGCGAGATTTGTGGAGACCTGCAGTGCAGAATTTGAAAGGCCCAAGCACCATTTTTCAGAACACTGTACCACCCTCCACACGTTCATCTTTGCCTAAAAGCAGAACGCTCCCCACTTTAGTGAATTTCTTTCTCAGAGTATACCCTTTCATCAGACATCTAAAGTCGGATTCTAGAATGTGGCGCCCTTTTGGGTTTAGTGAGTGTGCTGACCATAGTGCTGAAAGTGCCTGCAGAATACAAAACTTCTGAACAATTTGGAAATGAGGGTATCGGGTTCCTTTCACAAATCTACATAGTGTCCTGTTCGTTGCCTCAAAAGGAAAAAGGGAATAACCCCACAATGGCCCCCAGTTTTTCACACTTTCCACGAGGTGAAGGAGGAGATGGGAGTTATATGTTAAGAAAATTTACCATTTCTTTCTGAATTCGGAGTTCTTCTATGTGTACTGACGGACCAAGCAGATAGTGCATCATGGCAACAAACCTTAACCAGTGCTTGTAGTGCTTTTCTGGAACGAAGTCCTTGAGCACAACAGGCAAATAGAACAACACCCAGTTCTTCCACTCTGATGCCTTCCATTCTTTGATCTGTGATAGTGACCTTGGGAGACTCGATATCTCCCATATAGGCCACATGAACAAGGTGCTTCGAACGAAGCCTAAGCACACCGCGTGCAAATGGTCAACTGCAAATGTAAAAAATGCAAGCATTGTCAAAACACTTGCGCTCTTAATTCCAAAGCTTGCCTGCTGACTGACCCTTGCCTTACTGGCATGCTCAGCAAAAGAATCTTGTGTCCTCGGCTTGGGCAATGGTGTGGCCGGTGGATACACACGGCAAAAGCCATTACCTTTAGCTACAACTTGGCCAGGGTGCTCACACCAAGCACAACCATTTGCCCCATTAAATTGAGTCATATTCATTACATCGCACCTTGCGACGCTGTCCACTGAACAGGGTCCAGGAAATGCCTTCGACAAGTATTTCCATCCTGTCCTGCCATGTGACTCCCTCAGCAGACAACTCATTTATTGCCTTCACAAATGGAATAAAAAATGTATTCATTACTGGCTTCCCAGACCCTACCCACAAGCCTGCCAAAAGAAGCTTCTCTCTCAGGTGCTTGTAAGGCAGTTCATTCACCATTACCAGCAGTGGCCACATACTCAGATTTGAACTCTCAAAGAGAGGCACACCATCAGTGTTGAAGGTGAGTGTGACATCATCGGCAGACAAAGGCAATTTATGATAATGAATGctttgtgtaatgtctgccactTCGTATTGAACCGAGGTTCCCTCTCTTTTAGCCACTGTAGACTCTAGCAACTCTCAGAGCTGGCTTTTGAGGTCCATGACAAGGAAAAAGGAAGATTTGATAAAATTCTCATGTGTGTGCACTAAATTACATTTAGGACATGAAATATCTTCTCCTTCCATTGCCTCACCTATGTACTCAGTGCAAGCAGTACAGTAAAAGTGTTTCTTGTATTGCTTTTCGCAGGCAATAAAATGCCTAAATAAGGCATATTTCGATCCTGGGTATGTCACCCCCAAGGGAAAGTGGGCACCAATAAGTCGTACTAGGCTCTCTGTCGCCTCCTTGGAGCAGCCATGTCGCAAACTGTGAGCCATCACCATGAGCAAGCTTTCTGCTTGCGTTATATTTGCTCCTGGAAACAGCAAGTcatcctaaaaaaagaaaaaaaaaacagtacacaaCATTTGAAGTGCAATGCGAGGGTGTTCTGAGCAAACGAGCAAGGTTTCATGAAAAACGCTGTGCGTGGAAGACGCTCTTGTAACTGTACATTACTGCATTACCAATCGTCTTCATGACATTACAATGCATCTCGTTGCTAGACTGTATGCGTCTTAGGGAACAAAAGATAAAATTGCATTCAGAATGACTAGAAATTAAATGACAacactttcaagcatttcaacCACTAGTTTGTAGAAAAAAAGTGGTACACATTTGTGGCAATGACTATGTGAAGAGACCTCAAGTGTTCTCGTCAAGTGTGCTGTGCGGCCATACCGCAGTCCTCTTGACATAAAAAACATCTGCATTAGGACTGCAAATTGTCAGAAAGTATTGTAAGGCAGCGTACTGATGGAAGAGGCTCAAAGGCttttgaattttttctccgtcttaATGGGATATGATGAACGGTGCACCTGCACTTGTAAATGCAGATAACAAAGGGTGCCTATTAGTGACAGATAGAAACATGCTAAGTGATGTTTTGTTGTTTGGTAGCTTTCAGCATGAAAAAATGTGGTACTATCGAGATGCAACTTTATGTGCAACAAGCAATCTAGTCACACAGGAGCCtcttacccccgaatgcagaaatctaACTTGTATCGCGCTTCGACTCAACTACGGTAAGTCGAGTTgaagcaccaaggcggcttcagaacgcccaagttgggtttcgtgtttcatagatgctcagcctgacttgcttcgtcaagttaagcgcgtgcttggAATGCGAGGGCGCGTTGCTCGTCTGGGAGtgagagtattgaacaatctGTTATAATAACACCCATTTCTCTCCTATAAAACAATTCATTTCGTTCAGCAGTCATCAACAGGTACTAGGTGTGACTTCTGCGGAAAATTGCTGACTATAAAAACTACATTTCAACGATACTCGCTGCTTCCGCTTGATTGAAGCTTCAGTCTGGCAACATGCCCCACATTGAGCCAATTctagttgagccatagccagttttttCCATGCTTTTTCTTTGTTGCTCACGTGTTATACTGGCAAGTCTCTCCTGTACGCTGTGTTCACCTCACGGGCAGCAAAATGTCGCTCCAATCATCGCAAGACGActcctgctcccagcggagacTAGCGCCTCGCTTTACTTTCGAGGAAAAAGAACTCTTACTGGGTTTGGTGAAGACATACCAGCATGTGCTAGAGTGCAAAAAAACCGACgtgtcgtcgctggcaaaaaaGAAGGCCACCTGGAAGGAAATTGCCGGGCTCTTCAACAGCCATCACGGGGTAACCCGACGGGACCCCAATCAGCTCAAGCAATGCTGGGCTAATATGAAGCAGAAGTCGAAGGAGGAGGACGCGATgaaaaagagagatcgccacaagacaggtgagcgcggcttgcaggccgtttacaaatgtttgttcctgcatgctttgtatgccatggttaagggcatgattattctacttgGGTCTGCGTAAGCAGCAtgtactggaatgcatagtttttttGGTAACAATGTGATAACATGgaaatgggcacgtaataaccTTTCGGTGTAGTGTACactgctttatttacaaacgcaGATAAGTGCAAcctgcgttaatcgtgtaaataatgcaagagcagtatcctgtacagcctcctTAATTGTTAAAAACTAcatagaatgtttactacattcaagtcagtacgaaggcatgcgatttctgctacatagaagacgacgatgagcggacagcgcagtgggacggagggctcgcgccaggccAGCAGCGAACAGACAACgcacgattttgctcggggttggtacccttCGCATACTGTCGCACCGCGAAGCgcaaattgggtgcaccgtagtTCAGACGGTGTCCACACTAGCGATCTTCAcgttcatgaggaaacttgccgcgcAATTTCGCTTGGTACTATCAAaaatccggaaggctgtacatacagctacctacctCGGCATAAAAACGGAGCGAAAACAACACGCAGTTGCATGCATTGGTATGCCTTTagttgcttttgtgtggcacttcatgaacaaaatatttcaatggcacattgtctataaattaaggCTAGCGTCGCTGTGTgcgattgtttttttcttttcaggaggagggcCAGCGAAATGCCACGTGAGCGCTCAGAGCGAGCAGGTGATGGTTGTTGCCAGCCACATCTCGACCAGGGCAGGCAACGCCACAGACTCGGATGGGGGCAtcgacctgccaccagtggcaagtttgcctgtgATAAGGctgctgcagccaatggtggatggGCCAGGCGATGCAGAATGCCATTACTCAGGTAAAGCACTTCGCATGTTGTTGGaaaacagcactcctctctttatattcctttgatgacaGTGGCAGTGTGTACTGTCACGATTGACAGTGTTTCAATTTTTTATATTGCCTTGAACCTGCTGTGAGGAATGTAGGgttcatctacaacaaattataCAAATCTCATTAATACAACACAGCGGAAAGCTGCTGtacatgtggttggctgaatgtttgtgcagataaaggctgcattggttgacaatgcgaaaggatgacctgctccaagctgcatgttgttggacagcactccGAAGGCATTTTGTCTTGACAGCCTACATTCATGTGAGTGGTATGGTGTGTTTCTGTAGTGGAAGGAGGGTTAACCGTCGGACACTGAGGGAGCGggcattcagtgctgcaacctgaactgcattcattatgacattctcacctgatgtttttgagtcttgtctggcattcctgcctcactttaaacaaatgccaactttaatgcagtttcattatacatgcactccttcacatacatttccatatttttgtgtacttgtacatgatggtgctccagggataaggtaacaacattcttgtgaataatggtgcagcttgcctatgtgtaatgctcaaagccttttGGAATTGGGCTGCTAGTTTTaaggaaattgttagttttgcaatacagaggtttcactcgaagcgtGTTTTCTGTAGCCCTGAATTAGGTTGCCTACAAGCATGCTTATTAGTGCAGACTGAAAAGTAGCACTAGTGGCTGCAGTGTGCACACAGTAAAACTGTGCAGTAATATTTTTGCAGGTAGCGTCAACAGTAAAAACTTCTTGCATAACAAAAGACTCAATTGTCACTTGTGCACACTTTATTTTTACAGTGCACTGTATTACATAAACATAAACGAGGTTGCAATACCAGCTATATGAATTGCACTGCCGATACAACACAACAACACTGAAACAGTATTCAGAGATTTTCTGATTCAGGACTCCTTTATTAAGACACGAGAAATAGCAGCTTTGTACTGTAGCTATTATTTTGTACTGTAGCCGATAATGAACATGCGTCCATTATCGGCTGtggctcaggctgcagtatttgtcactTTTCTTGTATGCCCCACCTTAGCATTGGTATCGCAtatatgcggcgaagcaagcaggcaggcattaaAAGAAAACCTTTGCAAAAAATTGAAAGTGGATTACCTCAGCTACTCCAGGATGTACAAAGTGAATGCttcggcgttcattggcattgacaaaattctagacgccgatgattttgaagaaaggaagggtgtataactggctccctgggtcaggggACATACGCCAGTGCAAACTAGCAAATGTACTAAAACtgaaaagaaacccattgaaagaacaaaaaagctgCAGAGTTTGAGGATAACCACATGTGTAAAAACTCGTggcctgcgtgactatcactacAGTATCAGCAGAAATAATAAAGTGAGGTCACCAGGCATACTTCAGAGTGAAAGCTGAGGAATATGGCAGATTAAAACAGAACAACTAAACTGGGGCCCCAAGAAACAAAGGCAGCTATTTGGCGCTGAGAAGGGCAACTGATGCCTTAgataagaacattataaagctttcgttatgTCTCTTCACCATTTGACCTAACAATCTGTGCTGTTGAGTCAGACAGCTTAGGtttgtccaactaatttttaccttttctttgttACAGAAGACGAGTGGGAAACTCCATTCATGGATCAGCCGCAGTCATCAGTGGCTGCTCTTGGTAGGAGcggggcaactccagaagcaattgagcaagaagcaatctcttttttcctgctgtgcaacctgttgcacaacctgctgatgcttccaacacagctgcagcaggctgcattagtgctacagttgcttctggagctgccgctggttccactactgctgaagcagtggccactggtGAACCTGccagggctccaagagggcggatggcccttttagaaaAGTCGGTCGCTGATGAAAACGACTTTAGAGCGGCTCTACTGCGAGAAGAGCACGAACTGCATCTTAAGCTGATGAGGGAAGAACACAAAAGCACTCTGGACGaacggcacgaaaaaaaaattctcgacatccagaaaaaaaaattagaactggaaatattggaaattgagaaacaaataaaactcgagcagcttcgtaggctgcgagaggcaccagagTAAACGGTGCCTACAACTAAAGAAACTGGAATGCTGTctgaatgcttgcacaaatatgtggcaaatccacataactgcacttcatttgcacatgtatGGTTTTAAGCACATGACTTGGGAACAAACATACAGCCCCATCACCGCtttgcatgcaagtctgacaagctatcgcatagcaggaggcaggtaggatggttgcgtggtacttctCCTGCTGTTATGCCTATATGGCGCTTGTGGATCTTTGTATGCAAGCAGCAATTTATTCATGgaaatacgcattgctgtatgctacaaatcTGGCTGCTCTTggaaggaaaaacctcccctggcatGGCTGGCAAAACCAACCAGTAGGAAAAATTGtaggccacattgttaaagtttccatgtatGAAAAGTCTCAACAATCTTGGCTCACGCAGCAGTCAACACTA is a window of Amblyomma americanum isolate KBUSLIRL-KWMA chromosome 4, ASM5285725v1, whole genome shotgun sequence DNA encoding:
- the LOC144127661 gene encoding uncharacterized protein LOC144127661, producing MDFLNQHGAIIDLKSKSITLSEDKAIPPESPHSHHTLSVLEDQEFKHINKGMTIAYIEEILDTRGGPAKCHVSAQSEQVMVVASHISTRAGNATDSDGGIDLPPVASLPVIRLLQPMVDGPGDAECHYSAYIHAVQPVAQPADASNTAAAGCISATVASGAAAGSTTAEAVATGEPARAPRGRMALLEKSVADENDFRAALLREEHELHLKLMREEHKSTLDERHEKKILDIQKKKLELEILEIEKQIKLEQLRRLREAPE